A genomic segment from Alistipes senegalensis JC50 encodes:
- a CDS encoding glucosaminidase domain-containing protein has protein sequence MTFSKKAISLAGILLCCAVQLGAQVRQTREEYISRYMSIAVAHMERYGIPASITMAQGILESDCGNSLLSMKSNNHFGIKCKRNWTGEKVYHDDDAKGECFRSYPSVEASYQDHAEFLDSQPRYDSLFAYPSDDYKSWARGLKAAGYATAPDYAQRLVRVIEENQLYLLDRPDGMRLYATRYGLPRDPEEWFAEQSSVERTAEAGTAVDPDNYRVTINAHAGYNVYATNGVHYVTAKENDTFENIGRKFRISPRNLRKFNDLKDKQAQPVPGETVYIERKKKRWTGNSRHHIARRGETAYSVGQSYAIRTRSIEKLNKLRPGEELEQGRQIRIK, from the coding sequence ATGACTTTTTCCAAAAAAGCAATATCCCTCGCGGGAATCCTCCTCTGCTGCGCGGTGCAGCTCGGGGCGCAGGTGCGCCAGACACGCGAAGAATACATCAGCCGCTACATGTCGATCGCCGTGGCCCACATGGAGCGCTACGGCATCCCGGCAAGCATCACCATGGCGCAGGGCATCCTCGAATCCGACTGCGGCAACAGCCTGCTGTCGATGAAGTCCAACAACCACTTCGGCATCAAGTGCAAGCGCAACTGGACCGGCGAGAAGGTCTACCACGACGACGACGCCAAGGGCGAATGTTTCCGTTCGTACCCCTCGGTCGAAGCCTCCTACCAGGACCACGCCGAGTTTCTCGACTCGCAGCCGCGCTACGACTCGCTCTTCGCCTATCCGTCCGACGACTACAAGAGCTGGGCGCGGGGTCTGAAGGCCGCCGGATACGCCACGGCCCCCGACTACGCCCAGCGGCTCGTGCGGGTCATCGAGGAGAACCAGCTCTACCTGCTGGACCGTCCCGACGGCATGCGCCTCTACGCCACGCGCTACGGGCTTCCGCGCGACCCCGAGGAGTGGTTCGCAGAGCAGAGCAGCGTGGAACGCACGGCCGAGGCCGGAACGGCCGTCGATCCGGACAACTACCGCGTGACGATCAACGCCCATGCGGGCTACAACGTCTATGCCACCAACGGCGTGCACTACGTCACGGCCAAGGAGAACGACACGTTCGAGAACATCGGCCGCAAATTCCGCATTTCGCCGCGCAACCTGCGCAAGTTCAACGATCTGAAAGACAAGCAGGCGCAGCCCGTGCCGGGCGAGACGGTCTACATCGAGCGCAAGAAGAAGCGCTGGACGGGCAACTCCCGGCACCACATCGCGCGCCGGGGCGAGACGGCCTACTCCGTCGGCCAGTCCTACGCCATCCGCACGCGGTCGATCGAAAAGCTCAACAAGCTCAGGCCCGGCGAGGAGCTGGAACAGGGGCGCCAGATACGGATAAAGTAA